A single Pyxicephalus adspersus chromosome 8, UCB_Pads_2.0, whole genome shotgun sequence DNA region contains:
- the NMNAT2 gene encoding nicotinamide/nicotinic acid mononucleotide adenylyltransferase 2 isoform X3 has protein sequence MAETTKTHVILLACGSFNPITKGHIQMFERARDYLHKTGKFIVIGGIISPVHDSYGKQGLVSSRHRLNMCQLAVQNSDWIRVDPWECYQDTWQTTCSVLEHHRDLMKRVTGCILSNVNTPSVTPVIGQSMNKPTQPVYQNNNLTNKTTAVRFLGKVGEGLSRMCCARPNLQRVTFVDENANLGTVMRYEEIELRILLLCGSDLLESFCIPGLWNESDMEVIVGDFGIVVVPRDGTDTEQIMNHSSLLRKYKNNIIVVKDDTNHPMTHVSSTKSRLALQHGDGHVVDYLTQPVIDYVLKSQLYINTSG, from the exons AGAGAGCGCGAGATTACCTGCACAAGACTGGAAAGTTTATTGTAATCGGAGGAATTATCTCTCCTGTGCATGATTCATATGGCAAGCAG GGTTTGGTTTCAAGTCGCCATCGTCTTAACATGTGTCAACTTGCTGTGCAGAATTCGGACTGGATTCG GGTAGACCCTTGGGAATGCTACCAAGATACTTGGCAAACAACATGCAGCGTGTTGGAGCATCACAGAGACCTCATGAAG aGAGTAACTGGCTGTATCTTGTCCAATGTGAACACACCTTCTGTCacacctgtgattggacagtctATGAACAAGCCAACACAGCCTGTCTATCAGAACAACAATCTTACTAACAAGACCACTGCAG TGAGGTTTCTGGGCAAAGTTGGTGAAGGACTAAGTCGCATGTGTTGTGCCCGTCCCAATCTGCAGCGTGTTACATTTGTAG atgagAATGCTAATTTGGGCACAGTGATGAGGTATGAAGAAATAG AGCTACGGATCTTGCTCCTGTGTGGTAGTGACCTGCTTGAGTCATTTTGTATCCCTGGCCTCTGGAATGAGTCCGAT ATGGAGGTGATCGTGGGTGACTTTGGCATTGTGGTTGTACCACGTGACGGAACAGACACTGAGCAAATCATGAATCATTCGTCTCTGCTCCGTAAATACAAG AATAACATAATTGTGGTTAAAGATGATACCAACCATCCTATGACCCATGTGAGCTCCACTAAGAGCAG actgGCCTTGCAGCATGGAGATGGACACGTGGTGGATTACCTGACACAACCTGTCATTGACTATGTTCTGAAAAGTCAGCTTTATATCAATACATCTGGTTGA